The following proteins are encoded in a genomic region of Pyrus communis chromosome 11, drPyrComm1.1, whole genome shotgun sequence:
- the LOC137708620 gene encoding uncharacterized protein translates to MVVELYSDNPSSMGVMSPRISFSYDLCQSDVASMEQQTDPPRSNSSSSRIMNSSMEFDFCVRESFEQESSSADELFSDGKMIPTEIKKKSSHQPKQLDQIMPPLPTAPTTNQRDTKITMAKESKNMTRSSSEGDEKQNSKSFWSFKRSSSCGSGYGRTLCPLPLLSRSNSTGSSSSSSAKRSLFSKEGQNQKQNCNKSASKKPSSSSSQYSAASMSNYQKPPLKKGQYGSYGGNAAPVSPVLNVPAANMLGFGSIFSNGKDKTKKK, encoded by the coding sequence ATGGTAGTTGAGCTGTATTCAGATAACCCTAGCAGCATGGGCGTCATGAGTCCTAGGATTTCATTCTCCTATGATCTCTGCCAATCTGATGTTGCATCTATGGAACAGCAAACCGACCCTCCCAGATCCAATTCTTCATCCTCAAGAATTATGAACTCGAGCATGGAGTTCGACTTCTGCGTCCGTGAGAGCTTCGAGCAGGAGTCCTCCTCCGCGGATGAACTTTTCTCCGATGGGAAAATGATCCCAACTGAGATCAAGAAAAAGTCTTCCCATCAGCCAAAGCAGTTGGACCAAATCATGCCTCCATTGCCAACAGCGCCGACTACTAACCAACGTGACACAAAAATAACTATGGCGAAAGAGAGCAAGAACATGACGAGGAGTAGTAGTGAAGGTGATGAGAAGCAGAACTCAAAGTCTTTCTGGAGTTTCAAGAGGAGTAGCAGCTGTGGAAGTGGATATGGCAGAACCTTATGTCCTTTGCCGCTTTTGTCAAGAAGCAATTCAACCggttcttcatcatcatcaagtGCGAAGCGATCGCTGTTTTCAAAAGAGGGTCAGAATCAGAAGCAGAATTGCAATAAATCTGCATCCAAAaagccctcctcctcctcctcacaaTATTCTGCTGCTTCAATGAGCAATTACCAAAAGcctccattgaaaaagggtCAATATGGATCATATGGGGGCAATGCTGCTCCAGTTAGTCCTGTCCTAAATGTTCCTGCAGCTAATATGTTGGGTTTTGGATCAATCTTTTCCAATGGCAAGGATAAGACCAAGAAGAAATGA